Proteins encoded together in one candidate division WOR-3 bacterium window:
- a CDS encoding peptidoglycan DD-metalloendopeptidase family protein, giving the protein MWNRLLMMSGLVVFAGCSVLYSGAPRFNRTRTVRKPAQQPQAVLAKHPLEEKKGKLPWPVSGVVVGQFGVQIEPKYGTKTKNSGIDISCKSNSAVRAVGKGRVSYADFFMGQGLMVIVEHGGGYHSIYSRLVELKVRSGDEIAAGDTVGLSGDVLHFELRIGGKAVDPLQWLEKK; this is encoded by the coding sequence GTGTGGAATCGGCTGCTGATGATGTCGGGCTTGGTAGTTTTTGCGGGGTGTTCGGTTCTTTACAGCGGTGCGCCGCGTTTTAATCGAACACGGACGGTGCGAAAACCAGCACAGCAACCACAAGCGGTTTTAGCAAAACACCCGCTGGAGGAGAAAAAGGGAAAGTTGCCCTGGCCGGTTTCCGGGGTGGTTGTGGGCCAATTTGGAGTTCAGATTGAGCCGAAGTATGGCACAAAGACAAAAAACTCCGGAATTGATATCAGTTGCAAGAGTAACAGTGCGGTGCGGGCGGTTGGTAAAGGCAGGGTGAGTTATGCCGATTTCTTTATGGGTCAGGGGTTGATGGTGATTGTGGAACATGGCGGTGGTTACCATTCGATTTATTCCCGGCTGGTTGAATTGAAGGTCCGTAGCGGTGATGAAATAGCAGCCGGAGACACTGTAGGGTTGAGCGGTGATGTTCTCCACTTTGAACTTCGTATTGGCGGTAAGGCGGTTGATCCGCTGCAATGGCTGGAGAAAAAGTAG
- a CDS encoding Glu/Leu/Phe/Val dehydrogenase: MKKDRTVRGKQAMLPKSTGTPKRRSVYENVVSQFNRAADIMNLDDGIRKILGTTMNEIIVHFPVKMDDGRIEVFTGYRVQHNNALGPFKGGLRFHPAVDIDEVRALATWMTWKSAIVNIPFGGAKGGIQLDPFKYSFSELERITRRFAFALGNTIGPEYDIPAPDVNTNAQIMAWILDTYQSMMPPYERQRCLHVVTGKPIESGGSVGRDKATGQGVVYLIREWAKDHNFDLGNATYIVQGFGNVGSWAARLLKPFGSKLLAVEDVTGAIANRDGIDPDDLTGYVQKRGGVKGYPKAKPISHNEFLRTKADIFIPAALENQITGETAPMLNVKLVAEGANGPTDPEGDAILAKRGIDVLPDVLCNSGGVIVSYFEWLQNKRSEYWDLEEVDTKLYKKIVPAYHRVRETADKYRVDWRTAAYIVALTRLEKVYKERGIFP, from the coding sequence ATGAAGAAAGATAGGACAGTTCGGGGTAAACAGGCGATGTTACCCAAATCAACCGGGACTCCGAAACGGCGTAGCGTTTATGAGAATGTGGTCAGTCAGTTCAATCGCGCCGCGGACATAATGAATCTGGACGATGGGATACGCAAAATCCTGGGAACGACAATGAACGAAATCATTGTTCATTTCCCGGTCAAGATGGACGATGGGCGCATCGAGGTGTTCACCGGTTACCGGGTGCAACATAACAACGCCCTTGGTCCGTTCAAAGGAGGCTTGCGGTTCCATCCGGCGGTCGATATCGATGAAGTACGGGCACTGGCGACCTGGATGACCTGGAAATCGGCAATCGTCAACATTCCGTTCGGTGGCGCCAAGGGCGGTATTCAACTGGACCCGTTTAAATACTCTTTTTCAGAGCTGGAGCGAATAACACGGCGCTTTGCTTTTGCCTTGGGTAATACCATTGGCCCGGAATACGATATCCCGGCGCCGGATGTCAATACCAATGCCCAGATAATGGCATGGATTCTTGATACCTATCAATCGATGATGCCGCCCTACGAGCGCCAGCGGTGTCTTCATGTGGTAACCGGCAAACCGATTGAATCCGGTGGTAGTGTCGGTCGGGACAAGGCAACCGGACAGGGAGTGGTATATCTCATCAGGGAGTGGGCGAAAGACCACAACTTTGACCTGGGTAATGCAACATACATCGTGCAGGGTTTTGGTAATGTTGGTTCCTGGGCGGCGCGCCTGTTGAAGCCATTTGGTTCAAAGTTGCTCGCGGTGGAGGATGTAACCGGTGCGATTGCCAATCGCGATGGAATTGACCCGGACGATTTGACTGGCTATGTTCAAAAGCGCGGTGGTGTCAAGGGTTATCCTAAGGCAAAGCCGATAAGCCACAACGAGTTCCTCAGGACAAAAGCTGACATCTTCATTCCGGCAGCGCTGGAAAATCAGATTACCGGGGAAACGGCACCGATGCTCAATGTAAAACTGGTTGCGGAAGGGGCAAATGGTCCAACCGATCCGGAGGGCGATGCCATCCTGGCAAAACGGGGCATTGATGTGCTTCCCGATGTTCTCTGCAACTCGGGCGGGGTGATTGTTTCTTACTTTGAATGGCTGCAGAACAAGCGCAGTGAGTACTGGGATTTGGAAGAGGTTGATACCAAGCTGTACAAAAAGATTGTCCCCGCTTACCATCGGGTGCGCGAGACAGCAGACAAGTACAGAGTGGACTGGCGTACGGCAGCCTACATTGTTGCCCTAACTCGATTGGAGAAGGTCTATAAGGAACGCGGAATTTTCCCATAA
- a CDS encoding DMT family transporter: MPISRTRIFIVLLFGISVASFASIIIRITPAPSPMIATGRMFFTSIILTPFFIKNLQSHRNELTPARWRWALLAGIFLAGHFILWIESLKHTTVVSSVVLVAMNPIFVALIAPPLLKERLSLRGWLAILIAFLGATLIAGPTLKSATLTSGNFLSLGGALCAACYVILGRKLRAGLSLLNYIYPVYTFAALFLLLFALVSHTPLLGYPPKTYLLVLLLAIGPQIIGHTSFNWALKFLPAPVVAMSILGEPIGTTILSALLLNQPPTILELAGGLLIGTGIYLVASKP, from the coding sequence ATGCCCATCTCTCGTACCCGAATCTTCATCGTCCTGCTCTTTGGTATCAGCGTCGCCTCTTTTGCCTCGATAATCATCCGCATCACCCCCGCTCCCAGTCCGATGATTGCCACCGGTCGGATGTTCTTCACCAGCATCATTCTTACCCCCTTCTTCATCAAAAACCTCCAATCGCACCGCAATGAACTCACTCCGGCACGCTGGCGCTGGGCGCTTCTTGCCGGCATCTTTCTTGCAGGTCACTTTATCCTCTGGATTGAGTCGCTCAAACACACCACCGTGGTCAGTTCGGTTGTTCTTGTGGCGATGAATCCGATTTTTGTTGCCCTGATTGCACCGCCATTACTCAAAGAACGACTGTCTTTAAGGGGCTGGCTCGCAATCCTCATCGCATTCCTCGGTGCCACGCTCATTGCTGGACCGACCTTGAAATCGGCGACCCTTACCAGCGGTAATTTCCTTTCCCTCGGCGGTGCCCTGTGTGCTGCCTGTTATGTAATTTTAGGAAGAAAACTCCGGGCTGGACTTTCCCTGCTCAATTACATCTATCCCGTTTACACCTTCGCCGCACTTTTTCTCCTGCTTTTCGCCCTCGTCAGCCACACCCCACTCCTTGGCTATCCTCCCAAAACCTATCTTCTGGTTCTGCTCCTTGCTATCGGACCACAAATTATCGGCCACACCAGTTTCAACTGGGCGCTGAAATTCCTGCCCGCGCCGGTTGTTGCAATGTCAATACTGGGCGAACCGATTGGCACTACCATCCTTTCGGCGCTCCTCCTCAACCAGCCGCCCACAATCCTTGAGCTCGCTGGCGGCTTGCTTATTGGCACCGGAATCTACTTGGTTGCCAGTAAACCCTGA
- a CDS encoding tetratricopeptide repeat protein, translating to MSILFLLIWGVLTPQQTQELAREYNRVQTLIASHNYQEAIRGLNRLVREFGTSEFGNELNFALAECYFNQGEYHKALRLFQTLLERPRYSYIKPEAMYGASLCYIMMGNYRQAQLMLEKLAKEPGYNADPRTNFALGVLYYFQRSYEQARTNLDGLEIPEAKFYLGKCYAQLGNPMRALVKFKEVTDAVPNTPLALMAHFNAGLALFINRDYDGARAKFQFFLDQFSYSPLADFAHYFLGCALIAQKQYSQAIDHLMPLTRSNNNFLAAHANYFIGYAQLALGKAQEAVERFQRVRSNYPRTMVSSYAHLQLAAAMLATADTAQTLLATSQLSRMFTTGALSGVGNYLSGVIYYQLGDYRSAADQFENILVNYGGTALREPAAAMLLMALNSSGKFDNCVALGTKYLADYPDEKSEWRPRILYSLAEGFYYTQKYSEADDYYQRAFNHPSGAEIAPYARLGRCYTLYHQGRLNEALSGFKGLLNARLSDTLFTISAYLGYGYCLFNQGEYLKALDVFEALTNTFPNDSLAAVPGYFYAGYCYYQLKYYGQAVDAWTTLMSRFPLNNQKVAEAAFRTGDTYFKALEYDKAIAAFSFVIEKYPFSQFAPASQALIAQCYYNRRQYLDAIREYQKFLDLYPSDAQVPGVRKSLEMSYYLAGQEDSSVMRQFLERFPQSEMAAEGQYAKGKELYDAGRYDEAIVELQKTVVNFPGSGVAGDAQLLTAECYAQLKRWQEAAQAYQKFLSYFPEHEQRAGAFFNMGIAYFNAGEYKEALKAFQTVIDSFGDAEYVESAKKNVEICNKRLGAGQYSTPVEEGESGAVPGSSTEVNSSTQGEKKP from the coding sequence ATGTCAATTCTGTTCCTACTTATCTGGGGAGTTCTGACACCGCAACAGACCCAGGAGTTAGCGCGGGAGTACAATCGGGTTCAGACGCTGATTGCAAGCCACAACTATCAAGAGGCGATTAGAGGACTGAACCGCCTGGTGCGGGAGTTCGGAACAAGTGAATTTGGCAATGAACTTAATTTCGCGCTGGCAGAATGTTATTTCAATCAGGGGGAGTATCATAAGGCGTTAAGGTTGTTTCAGACACTGCTGGAGCGGCCGCGCTACTCGTATATAAAACCGGAAGCGATGTATGGGGCGAGTTTGTGTTACATTATGATGGGCAACTACCGACAGGCGCAGCTGATGCTGGAAAAATTGGCAAAGGAGCCCGGGTACAACGCTGACCCCCGGACCAATTTTGCGCTGGGTGTGCTTTACTACTTTCAACGCTCTTACGAGCAGGCGCGCACCAATCTTGACGGGCTCGAGATACCAGAAGCAAAGTTTTACCTTGGTAAATGTTATGCGCAGCTGGGAAATCCGATGCGGGCGCTGGTTAAGTTCAAAGAGGTGACCGATGCGGTGCCCAACACACCCCTGGCGTTAATGGCACACTTTAATGCCGGGTTGGCTTTATTTATCAATCGGGATTACGATGGCGCCCGGGCAAAGTTTCAATTTTTCCTGGACCAGTTCTCTTATTCGCCGTTAGCCGACTTTGCCCATTATTTCTTAGGCTGCGCCTTGATTGCTCAGAAACAGTACTCACAGGCGATTGACCATCTTATGCCCCTTACCCGTTCGAACAACAACTTTCTTGCCGCTCATGCCAATTACTTTATCGGTTATGCTCAATTGGCGCTTGGTAAAGCCCAGGAGGCGGTAGAACGGTTTCAGCGGGTGCGGTCCAATTACCCCAGAACAATGGTTTCCAGTTATGCCCATCTGCAGCTGGCAGCGGCGATGCTGGCAACGGCTGATACGGCGCAAACGCTGCTGGCAACCAGTCAGTTGAGCCGGATGTTTACTACCGGCGCCCTTTCTGGAGTTGGTAACTATCTCTCCGGCGTGATTTATTATCAACTGGGAGATTATCGCAGTGCCGCCGACCAGTTCGAAAACATCCTGGTCAACTATGGTGGAACCGCGCTGCGGGAACCGGCGGCAGCGATGCTCTTGATGGCACTCAATTCAAGCGGGAAGTTTGACAACTGTGTTGCCCTGGGCACGAAGTATCTTGCTGATTATCCGGACGAAAAGTCTGAATGGCGACCCCGGATTTTGTACTCGCTCGCCGAGGGTTTTTACTATACCCAGAAGTACAGTGAGGCGGATGACTACTACCAGCGGGCATTCAATCATCCTTCTGGCGCCGAAATCGCCCCCTATGCCCGGCTCGGAAGGTGTTACACCCTTTATCATCAGGGAAGGCTGAATGAGGCGTTGTCCGGTTTTAAGGGGTTATTGAACGCCCGGTTGAGCGATACGCTGTTCACGATTAGCGCCTATCTTGGTTACGGTTATTGCCTTTTCAATCAAGGGGAATATCTGAAGGCGCTGGATGTTTTCGAGGCTTTAACGAATACATTCCCCAACGATTCCCTCGCCGCCGTGCCGGGCTATTTCTACGCCGGTTACTGTTATTATCAGTTGAAGTATTACGGACAAGCGGTTGACGCCTGGACGACTTTGATGAGCCGGTTTCCCTTGAACAATCAAAAGGTCGCCGAAGCCGCTTTCCGCACCGGCGACACCTATTTCAAAGCCCTGGAGTACGACAAGGCAATTGCCGCTTTTAGTTTTGTGATTGAAAAGTATCCCTTTTCGCAATTCGCCCCGGCGTCTCAGGCACTCATCGCCCAATGCTACTACAACCGGCGGCAGTATCTCGATGCGATTCGGGAATATCAAAAGTTTCTTGACTTGTACCCGTCCGATGCCCAGGTGCCTGGTGTACGCAAGAGTTTGGAGATGAGTTACTATCTCGCCGGTCAGGAGGATTCGAGCGTGATGCGGCAATTTCTGGAGCGTTTCCCTCAGTCAGAAATGGCAGCAGAAGGACAGTATGCGAAGGGTAAAGAGTTGTATGATGCGGGGCGATATGATGAGGCGATTGTTGAGTTGCAGAAAACGGTGGTTAATTTCCCTGGTTCCGGAGTTGCCGGTGATGCCCAGTTGCTGACGGCAGAATGTTATGCTCAGCTGAAAAGGTGGCAGGAAGCAGCGCAGGCTTACCAGAAGTTTCTGAGTTATTTCCCAGAACACGAACAACGAGCCGGGGCATTTTTTAATATGGGCATCGCCTACTTTAACGCCGGAGAGTACAAGGAGGCGCTCAAGGCATTTCAGACG
- a CDS encoding PorV/PorQ family protein — protein sequence MQILPLFLIVITEFNFFGPSATGFTFMKIGVGARPTALGQAFTAVADDVYALFYNPAGPALAPKFDAGLTLCQMLQGVSYASGGITVPFFKQLGFGLGFGYLNASDTRRSELGEELGSFVLSDLIVGPAVAWQPFKRFALGAGTKFVYSRLDSFASWAVSFDGGVLYRPVRYITLGASLLHIGTPRRFIQDWEYQPMNLRLGASFKLPFDKNYILFTSDVSTYPDYGPTAGFGVEGKLDMRALGSPQTGALYLRAGYQSGGHLGIWSGFSFGIGYETVLSPYFTILVDAVYLSYGILGDAQRVSIGLRWVPKSGKS from the coding sequence GTGCAAATCTTACCGCTGTTTCTTATCGTAATTACCGAATTTAATTTTTTTGGTCCTTCGGCTACCGGTTTCACATTTATGAAAATCGGGGTTGGGGCAAGACCAACAGCGTTAGGACAGGCGTTCACCGCGGTTGCGGACGATGTTTATGCCCTTTTTTACAATCCCGCCGGACCGGCGCTGGCGCCGAAGTTTGATGCGGGCTTGACGCTGTGCCAGATGTTACAGGGCGTTTCCTATGCGTCGGGCGGGATTACGGTGCCATTTTTTAAGCAACTCGGTTTCGGGCTCGGTTTTGGGTATTTAAACGCGAGCGACACGAGGCGGAGTGAGCTGGGTGAAGAGTTAGGGTCATTCGTTTTAAGTGATTTGATTGTGGGTCCGGCAGTGGCATGGCAGCCGTTTAAAAGGTTTGCTTTAGGTGCGGGCACAAAGTTTGTTTACAGTCGGCTGGACTCTTTTGCCAGTTGGGCGGTTTCTTTTGATGGTGGCGTGCTTTATCGGCCGGTGCGTTACATCACACTGGGTGCAAGTTTGCTTCACATTGGAACACCGCGCCGGTTTATTCAAGATTGGGAGTACCAACCAATGAATTTGCGGCTCGGTGCCAGTTTTAAACTACCCTTTGACAAAAATTACATTCTATTTACCAGCGATGTTTCCACCTATCCAGATTATGGGCCAACAGCCGGGTTTGGTGTGGAAGGGAAATTGGATATGCGCGCACTGGGTTCGCCACAGACCGGGGCGTTGTATTTAAGAGCAGGGTATCAGTCGGGTGGACACCTTGGAATCTGGTCCGGTTTTTCATTTGGGATTGGCTACGAAACGGTTTTGAGTCCTTATTTCACGATTCTGGTTGATGCGGTTTATCTCTCTTACGGAATCTTAGGGGATGCGCAGCGGGTGTCTATCGGTTTGCGGTGGGTACCGAAATCCGGGAAGTCGTAG
- a CDS encoding ComEC/Rec2 family competence protein, protein MKFAVPESGIRYAPVRALIAIATGIVLSQVSVLPWWSALAAALFGIAFSRWTNRFSLYLTLTATAFLFVRSREPQAPMPQTYRATAFKVIITQEPLITGKATGVLLPPYSGKVMLFFKDSLPSVRYGDLLLLQTKIKRFSFPRNPGLWDYNQILSQQGYAGNATVKSGAIKIISRNHGNPIITRLIMPARRYLLNLFNRSIGGAEAALLQGILLGDKTALPENVRRALSDSGTMHLLAVSGLHISIIVFAFWLLLNVLQIRGWMRFVLLTIGTLFYILVIGWRASAVRAGFMAWATLLSVPTQRRVNLISSLAVAGIIILLIEPLSIFYAGTQLSFAATAALITIPPRFQPLLKRYRIPYYLKNWLINPVLISIVVTLATAPLLLHHFFRFQPLTFLANILLVPLTTIALPLGFLLALINLISPALAVFPAETLRFLLRLMLSITSIFANLRWAIIEPGKLSWFGVFYIYGLILLSLNYRKNWAKSALRISLIAGLTFLVWKSGLTKPHPRVTFLDPGRGDAALIEDHQGRKLLIDAGIDNTGVLRDFLLSRGVKHLDAVLITHPDRDHYGGLLDLEPSQKINLLLVPTLEGDHLYQTLLRRLQQSGTKIVVVNKGASLTGFGYNVDILWPDVVTQWLYAEKLIPTNPVSIVALIEKSGFKMLFTGDCEFPEVLHSATQSGTVNLLKSPHHGSRKGNKEQLFELFKPEYVVVMGRYPTPARLESLLTTKGIRYINTRAAGGVTMRIPPTTSRISVPTANR, encoded by the coding sequence ATGAAATTTGCCGTTCCGGAAAGCGGCATCCGTTATGCTCCGGTCCGGGCGCTGATTGCCATTGCAACAGGTATCGTATTAAGTCAGGTATCGGTTCTACCCTGGTGGTCCGCATTAGCGGCGGCGCTCTTCGGCATCGCCTTCAGCCGATGGACTAATAGGTTTTCACTTTATCTCACACTTACCGCTACCGCCTTCCTCTTTGTCCGCAGCCGTGAACCTCAAGCGCCGATGCCACAGACCTACCGTGCAACAGCATTCAAGGTCATTATCACCCAGGAACCATTGATAACCGGAAAAGCAACCGGTGTCCTTCTCCCTCCTTATTCCGGTAAAGTTATGCTCTTCTTCAAAGATTCATTGCCCAGCGTGCGCTACGGCGACCTGCTTCTGCTCCAAACAAAAATCAAACGGTTCTCCTTTCCCCGAAACCCGGGTCTTTGGGACTACAATCAGATTCTGTCCCAACAAGGTTATGCCGGGAATGCTACCGTAAAATCGGGCGCAATAAAAATCATCAGCCGTAACCACGGCAACCCGATAATCACCCGGCTTATAATGCCCGCAAGGAGATACCTGTTGAATCTGTTTAACCGTTCAATTGGCGGTGCGGAAGCGGCTCTGCTCCAGGGCATTCTTCTGGGAGACAAAACCGCTTTACCAGAAAATGTGCGCCGGGCGCTATCTGACTCCGGAACAATGCACCTTTTGGCGGTTTCTGGGCTCCATATCAGTATCATCGTTTTTGCCTTTTGGTTGCTGCTTAATGTGTTACAGATTCGCGGCTGGATGCGGTTTGTGCTCTTAACCATTGGAACACTATTTTACATCCTTGTCATTGGCTGGCGTGCTTCTGCAGTCCGCGCCGGTTTTATGGCCTGGGCAACCCTTTTGAGTGTTCCGACCCAGCGCCGCGTTAACCTCATTTCCAGTCTTGCGGTAGCCGGTATCATCATCCTTCTTATTGAACCATTAAGCATTTTTTATGCCGGAACCCAATTGTCCTTTGCCGCCACCGCTGCCCTTATCACGATTCCGCCCCGATTCCAGCCTTTGCTCAAAAGATACCGCATTCCCTACTATCTTAAAAACTGGCTCATCAATCCGGTCTTAATTTCAATAGTAGTAACACTCGCCACCGCACCTTTATTACTGCACCACTTTTTTCGGTTCCAGCCATTAACATTTCTGGCAAACATCCTCCTTGTCCCGCTTACAACCATTGCCTTACCGCTTGGGTTTCTGCTCGCGCTCATCAACCTTATCTCTCCGGCACTTGCCGTCTTTCCCGCCGAAACACTCCGTTTTTTGCTCCGACTGATGCTCTCAATTACCAGCATCTTCGCCAATTTAAGATGGGCGATAATTGAACCGGGAAAACTGTCCTGGTTCGGGGTGTTTTACATTTACGGACTCATCCTGCTCAGCCTTAACTACCGAAAGAATTGGGCAAAATCCGCTCTCCGTATTAGCCTGATTGCCGGCTTAACTTTCCTCGTATGGAAAAGCGGCCTAACCAAACCTCATCCCCGGGTCACATTCCTTGACCCCGGGCGTGGTGATGCCGCTCTTATTGAAGACCATCAGGGAAGAAAACTGCTTATCGATGCCGGCATCGACAACACCGGTGTGCTCCGGGATTTCCTGCTCAGCCGGGGTGTTAAACATCTTGACGCCGTTCTCATTACCCATCCCGACCGCGACCATTACGGCGGGCTCCTTGACCTTGAACCGAGCCAAAAGATAAACCTCCTGCTTGTTCCCACATTAGAAGGCGACCATTTATACCAAACCCTTCTTCGCCGGTTGCAACAGTCGGGCACAAAAATCGTTGTTGTAAACAAAGGTGCATCCCTTACCGGCTTCGGCTATAATGTTGACATCCTCTGGCCCGATGTTGTTACGCAATGGCTCTACGCGGAAAAACTCATCCCTACCAATCCGGTTTCGATCGTGGCCCTGATAGAAAAAAGCGGGTTCAAAATGCTCTTCACCGGCGACTGTGAATTCCCGGAAGTTCTTCATTCCGCTACCCAAAGCGGCACGGTTAACCTGTTGAAATCGCCTCATCATGGCAGCCGCAAAGGAAATAAAGAACAACTGTTTGAACTCTTTAAACCAGAATATGTCGTTGTGATGGGGCGCTATCCCACTCCGGCAAGACTGGAATCGCTTCTTACTACAAAGGGCATTAGGTATATCAATACCCGCGCAGCAGGCGGTGTAACTATGAGAATCCCACCTACGACTTCCCGGATTTCGGTACCCACCGCAAACCGATAG